From the Spiribacter sp. 2438 genome, one window contains:
- a CDS encoding cytochrome ubiquinol oxidase subunit I → MELDPILLSRIQFAFVVSFHAIFPVFTIGLASYIAVLEGLHFKTGNPAWAKLSRFWIKVFAVTFGMGVVSGIVMSFQFGTNWSNFSQMSANFLGPILSYEVVTAFFLEAVFLGVLLFGRDKVPRGTHLFAAIMVALGTFISSFWILVANSWMHTPAGVEFQDGVLHVRSWMEAIFNPSFPYRFAHMAVASFLTGSFVVAGVSAWYLLKGHMVEVNRKALSMCMWMILVLAPAQAVIGDFHGLNTLEYQPTKVAAMEGNWERQGNVPLLLFALPDQAAQENRFEVGIPNLASWILTHSADGVVPGIAEVPVEEQPPVGTVFWSFRLMVGIGLLMIAVGLWGLYLRVKGRLYEPGRFHRFMPYMIASPFVAVLAGWFTTEVGRAPWLIQGMVSFSEGVTPALTGWMALASLIGYVAVYAVVYTAGGYYIWRLMQKGITDEEPGEQDETAHPKRPLSGGGPIGETSPAAPVKGDWT, encoded by the coding sequence ATGGAACTCGATCCGATTCTCCTTTCGCGGATACAGTTCGCATTCGTGGTGTCATTCCACGCGATCTTCCCGGTGTTCACCATCGGGCTTGCGTCCTATATCGCGGTCCTCGAAGGACTGCACTTCAAGACCGGCAATCCGGCGTGGGCCAAACTGTCCCGCTTCTGGATCAAGGTCTTCGCCGTGACCTTCGGCATGGGTGTGGTATCCGGCATCGTGATGTCGTTCCAGTTCGGCACGAACTGGAGCAACTTCTCGCAGATGTCGGCCAACTTCCTCGGGCCCATTCTGAGCTACGAGGTGGTGACCGCCTTCTTCCTCGAGGCGGTCTTCCTCGGCGTGCTGCTGTTCGGTCGAGACAAGGTGCCGCGGGGAACCCATCTGTTTGCGGCCATCATGGTGGCGCTGGGTACGTTCATCTCCTCGTTCTGGATCCTGGTGGCCAACAGCTGGATGCACACGCCGGCGGGGGTTGAGTTCCAGGACGGTGTCCTGCACGTCCGCAGCTGGATGGAGGCGATCTTCAACCCGTCGTTCCCGTATCGCTTCGCTCACATGGCGGTGGCCAGCTTCCTGACCGGCTCCTTCGTGGTGGCCGGTGTCAGTGCCTGGTACCTGCTCAAGGGCCACATGGTCGAGGTCAACCGCAAGGCGCTGTCCATGTGCATGTGGATGATCTTGGTGCTGGCGCCGGCTCAGGCCGTCATTGGTGACTTCCACGGCCTCAACACGCTGGAGTATCAGCCCACCAAGGTGGCGGCCATGGAAGGCAACTGGGAACGCCAGGGCAATGTGCCGCTGCTGCTGTTCGCTCTGCCTGACCAGGCCGCGCAGGAAAACCGCTTCGAGGTGGGTATTCCCAACCTGGCCAGCTGGATCCTGACCCATTCAGCGGATGGCGTGGTGCCCGGTATTGCCGAGGTGCCGGTGGAAGAGCAGCCACCGGTCGGCACCGTGTTCTGGTCCTTCCGCCTGATGGTCGGCATCGGTCTGTTGATGATTGCCGTCGGACTCTGGGGCCTGTATCTACGGGTCAAGGGCCGGCTGTATGAGCCGGGCCGGTTCCATCGGTTCATGCCCTACATGATCGCGTCGCCCTTTGTCGCGGTGCTGGCCGGCTGGTTCACCACCGAGGTGGGTCGGGCCCCGTGGCTGATTCAGGGCATGGTCAGCTTCTCCGAAGGTGTTACACCGGCACTCACCGGCTGGATGGCCCTGGCGAGCCTGATCGGCTACGTCGCCGTCTACGCCGTGGTGTATACCGCCGGGGGGTATTACATCTGGCGGCTGATGCAGAAGGGCATTACCGACGAAGAGCCGGGTGAGCAGGATGAAACCGCTCATCCCAAGCGGCCGCTGTCCGGCGGTGGACCGATTGGTGAAACCAGCCCGGCAGCGCCGGTCAAGGGAGACTGGACATGA
- a CDS encoding Crp/Fnr family transcriptional regulator: protein MGKLDLDQDAIPHHPAMIGLSEAGRAAVCQGAQAISLPSGTRVFGPGDRCNGLPLVIKGGVRVQMMGASGNEIVLYRIQDGEMCPLSLACLLTAGSHQSEAIAEEETQVLVLPTGLTEKLMNEEPAFRQGVLESYGQRLQSLMLTIEEVAFQRMDHRLAERLLQRQCDNCLAVTHQDLAVELGTAREVISRLLKEFERRGFVQLERGLIRIIDKGALRGLADAGGPCRSA from the coding sequence ATGGGCAAACTTGATCTGGATCAAGATGCCATTCCCCATCATCCGGCCATGATCGGGCTGAGTGAGGCGGGACGAGCGGCGGTTTGCCAGGGAGCTCAGGCCATATCGCTGCCATCGGGGACTCGCGTGTTCGGGCCCGGTGACCGGTGCAACGGACTGCCTCTGGTGATCAAAGGCGGTGTTCGCGTTCAGATGATGGGCGCCTCGGGGAACGAAATCGTTCTCTATCGGATCCAAGATGGCGAGATGTGCCCGCTGTCGCTGGCTTGCCTGCTCACCGCAGGGAGCCATCAGTCCGAGGCCATCGCCGAGGAGGAGACGCAGGTTTTGGTTCTGCCAACCGGTCTGACCGAAAAACTGATGAACGAAGAGCCCGCGTTCCGTCAGGGCGTGCTCGAAAGTTACGGTCAGCGCCTTCAGTCGCTGATGCTGACCATTGAAGAAGTGGCCTTCCAGCGAATGGACCACCGACTGGCGGAGCGGCTCTTGCAGCGCCAGTGCGATAATTGCCTGGCGGTCACCCATCAGGATCTGGCGGTTGAGCTCGGCACCGCCCGCGAGGTCATCAGCCGCCTCCTGAAAGAATTTGAGCGCCGCGGCTTTGTTCAACTGGAGCGCGGTCTCATTCGCATTATCGACAAGGGCGCTTTGCGAGGCCTGGCCGATGCCGGCGGCCCTTGCCGAAGCGCCTGA
- a CDS encoding DsrE family protein: MKRSTRLAAALTSLLLMVGFASPAMSQNDPDMLTILTSGHDETQAMALILTMQAMDNQVDAQILLCDEAGDLAVGELAGDSPVFEGPDASPAQMVQRLIGNGVTVEVCAIYLPNREYTDADLIDGVGIAQPPAIGALVADPGVRLFTF, translated from the coding sequence ATGAAGCGTTCCACTCGCCTCGCCGCCGCCTTGACCTCGTTGTTGCTGATGGTTGGTTTTGCCAGTCCGGCAATGAGCCAGAACGACCCGGACATGCTGACGATCCTGACCAGTGGCCACGATGAAACCCAGGCCATGGCGCTCATCCTGACCATGCAGGCCATGGACAATCAGGTGGATGCCCAGATTTTGCTGTGCGATGAGGCCGGGGATCTGGCCGTGGGCGAGCTGGCCGGGGATTCACCGGTTTTCGAGGGGCCCGACGCCAGCCCGGCGCAGATGGTCCAGCGCCTGATTGGCAATGGCGTCACCGTGGAGGTCTGTGCCATTTACCTTCCCAATCGGGAGTACACCGACGCTGACCTGATTGATGGGGTCGGCATTGCACAGCCGCCGGCCATTGGCGCGCTGGTGGCGGACCCGGGTGTGCGCCTGTTCACCTTCTGA
- the hemH gene encoding ferrochelatase has translation MPMFSSKPNARHDDVPRLGVLVTNLGTPDAPTTPALRRYLAEFLGDPRVVEINRPLWWLLLHGVILRTRPKKSAAAYREVWEEGGSPLLTIGKKQTEGIRQRLQDRLHGPVSVELAMRYGNPSIRDGLRKLREEGAERILVLPLYPHYSATTVGSTYDAVFDELKKWRVIPELRLIGQYHDDPDYIEALANTIREHWAEHGKAEKMLFSFHGMPRRYLLNGDFYHCQCQKTARLVAERLEIADDEWQVTFQSLFGREVWLQPYTDETVEALAKSGMKKLDVICPGFSADCLETLEEIEGENAEIFEEHGGGELRYIRALNDRGDHLDMLTQLAMDHLQGWPEASPEVKRNRRDPQATRERAKAMDCDY, from the coding sequence ATGCCGATGTTCAGTTCCAAACCCAACGCCCGTCACGACGACGTACCCCGACTGGGCGTCCTGGTCACGAATCTGGGCACACCGGATGCTCCCACGACGCCGGCGCTGCGCCGGTATTTGGCGGAGTTTCTGGGTGACCCCCGGGTGGTCGAGATCAACCGGCCGCTGTGGTGGCTCCTGCTCCACGGGGTCATCCTGCGAACCCGACCCAAAAAGTCGGCGGCGGCTTACCGCGAAGTCTGGGAAGAAGGGGGCTCACCGCTGCTTACCATCGGCAAGAAGCAGACCGAGGGCATCAGGCAGCGTCTGCAGGACCGACTGCACGGTCCGGTCAGCGTCGAGCTCGCCATGCGGTATGGCAACCCCTCGATTCGCGACGGCCTGCGCAAGCTGCGGGAGGAAGGTGCAGAGCGAATTCTCGTGCTGCCGCTTTATCCGCATTATTCGGCAACCACGGTGGGCTCCACCTACGATGCGGTCTTTGACGAGCTCAAGAAGTGGCGCGTAATACCCGAGCTGCGACTGATCGGGCAGTACCATGACGACCCCGACTATATCGAGGCGCTGGCGAACACCATTCGCGAGCACTGGGCGGAGCACGGCAAGGCCGAAAAGATGCTGTTTTCTTTCCATGGCATGCCGCGGCGTTACCTGCTGAACGGCGACTTCTACCACTGTCAGTGCCAGAAAACGGCGCGACTGGTGGCCGAGCGCCTGGAGATAGCCGACGACGAGTGGCAGGTCACCTTTCAGTCACTGTTTGGCCGCGAGGTGTGGCTCCAGCCCTACACCGATGAAACCGTGGAGGCGCTGGCCAAATCCGGCATGAAAAAGCTGGACGTGATCTGCCCCGGGTTCTCTGCCGACTGTCTGGAAACACTCGAAGAGATCGAGGGCGAGAACGCCGAGATCTTCGAGGAGCACGGCGGCGGCGAACTGCGCTACATCCGGGCGCTGAACGACCGCGGCGATCATCTGGATATGCTGACCCAGCTGGCCATGGATCATCTGCAGGGATGGCCCGAGGCAAGCCCGGAGGTCAAACGAAATCGCCGCGACCCCCAGGCCACCCGGGAGCGGGCCAAGGCCATGGACTGCGACTACTGA
- a CDS encoding glycine zipper domain-containing protein, whose protein sequence is MRPTVNLKLLTGLLMAIVLAMGCASVSGTGEYNRSYDFAGIERTAVVSVDGIGGQANRDQVAAMFNQALLGLGYSPVERSRINTVIEEQDFSRSQITTAEGAARAGRILNVDTVVLVNVPEFGDNMSMTAQMIDVEDGTIVWSASGSARTGADMTRRSGQLLGAVGGAIIGSEVGGDSTGAVAGGVGGAIGGGIAGDALSRQRQEQSAVLVDQLTRSLPAR, encoded by the coding sequence ATGCGACCAACCGTCAATCTCAAACTGCTGACCGGTCTGCTGATGGCCATCGTGCTGGCGATGGGCTGTGCCTCGGTATCTGGCACCGGGGAATACAATCGCAGCTATGACTTTGCCGGCATCGAGCGTACGGCGGTGGTCTCGGTCGACGGCATTGGTGGCCAGGCAAACCGTGATCAGGTGGCGGCCATGTTCAACCAGGCGCTTCTCGGCCTGGGTTACAGCCCCGTCGAGCGCAGCCGAATCAACACCGTGATCGAAGAACAGGATTTCTCGCGCTCGCAGATCACCACCGCCGAGGGCGCAGCCCGGGCCGGCCGCATTCTCAACGTCGATACCGTGGTGCTGGTTAACGTCCCCGAGTTCGGCGATAACATGAGCATGACGGCGCAGATGATTGACGTGGAGGACGGCACCATCGTCTGGTCCGCCTCGGGCAGCGCGCGCACCGGTGCCGACATGACCCGCCGATCCGGCCAGCTCCTGGGGGCCGTTGGCGGCGCCATCATCGGATCGGAGGTCGGTGGCGACAGCACGGGCGCCGTCGCCGGCGGTGTGGGCGGCGCCATTGGCGGAGGAATCGCCGGCGACGCCCTGTCCCGCCAGCGGCAGGAGCAGTCGGCGGTGCTGGTGGATCAGCTGACCCGGAGTCTCCCCGCGCGATAG
- a CDS encoding helix-turn-helix domain-containing protein: protein MDRQDAVSAAELTRQVRQALEPALPCGPSLIPLDILTAISLARDAGEPLSVKQLLVTLPYSVTGIRYNLSRLVAQGWVLKVPVENDRRRIKLLPDKRADQALARVRSNLIGAAGEAIKH, encoded by the coding sequence ATGGATCGGCAGGATGCCGTTTCGGCAGCAGAGCTGACCCGCCAGGTCAGGCAGGCGCTGGAGCCGGCACTCCCCTGTGGTCCGTCATTGATTCCGCTGGATATTCTCACCGCCATCAGTCTGGCCCGGGACGCCGGTGAGCCACTGAGTGTCAAACAATTGCTGGTGACACTGCCCTATTCGGTCACCGGCATTCGCTACAACCTCTCCCGACTGGTCGCCCAGGGATGGGTCCTGAAAGTCCCCGTGGAGAATGACCGGCGGCGGATCAAGCTATTGCCGGACAAGCGGGCCGATCAGGCTCTGGCCCGCGTTCGAAGCAACTTGATCGGCGCTGCAGGAGAAGCCATCAAGCACTGA
- a CDS encoding GTP-binding protein — translation MPSRTPLPVAVLSGFLGAGKTSVLNHILHNRDGRRVAVIVNDMAELNIDASLIERSGSLSKTDEQLVEMSNGCICCTLRDDLLREVRALAEAGRFDYLLVESTGISEPLPVAATFAFEDEQGRSLSEVARLDCMITVVDATDLLNQFSSHEVLEDERPLVQLLTEQIEFADVILLNKMDIASAEAVDAARKIIHSLNAGARVIETVHGQADIGHLLDTQNFDFEKAHAHPLWARELAEFDAPVSEADEYGVESHVFRARAPFRASALKQILEGPLPGVIRAKGHFWVEDEPEWIFEFSLAGAVSSIKPVASWWASLPAQDLPQDDPEVRDYLASLWEEPWGDRHQALVFIGTGIDWPALQRRLMHAQQQVPVSA, via the coding sequence ATGCCTTCACGCACCCCCTTGCCGGTGGCGGTTCTCTCCGGGTTTCTCGGCGCCGGCAAAACCAGCGTCCTGAACCACATCCTCCATAACCGCGATGGCCGCCGGGTGGCGGTCATCGTCAACGATATGGCCGAGCTCAACATCGACGCCTCGTTGATCGAGCGATCCGGCTCACTCTCGAAGACCGATGAACAGCTGGTGGAGATGAGCAACGGCTGCATTTGCTGCACGCTTCGGGATGACCTCCTCAGGGAAGTTCGCGCTCTAGCTGAAGCCGGACGCTTCGACTACCTGCTGGTGGAGTCCACGGGCATCTCCGAGCCGCTGCCGGTGGCGGCCACGTTTGCATTCGAGGACGAGCAGGGCCGCAGCCTGAGCGAGGTGGCGCGGCTGGACTGCATGATCACCGTGGTGGATGCCACGGATCTGCTGAATCAATTTTCCAGTCACGAAGTGCTTGAGGATGAGCGGCCCCTGGTTCAGCTGCTCACCGAGCAGATCGAATTTGCGGACGTCATCCTGCTCAACAAAATGGATATCGCCAGTGCCGAGGCGGTGGATGCGGCCCGCAAAATCATCCACAGCCTTAACGCCGGTGCCCGAGTGATTGAAACGGTTCACGGACAGGCCGATATCGGTCATTTGCTGGATACGCAAAATTTCGACTTCGAGAAGGCTCATGCACACCCGCTTTGGGCCCGGGAACTGGCAGAGTTTGACGCCCCGGTGTCCGAAGCCGACGAGTACGGCGTCGAGTCCCACGTGTTTCGGGCCCGAGCGCCCTTTCGGGCCAGTGCGCTCAAACAGATTCTGGAAGGCCCCTTGCCAGGGGTGATTCGTGCCAAGGGACACTTCTGGGTGGAGGACGAGCCGGAGTGGATCTTCGAGTTCTCCCTGGCCGGAGCCGTGTCCTCCATCAAACCCGTCGCCTCCTGGTGGGCCAGTCTGCCGGCGCAAGACCTCCCCCAGGACGACCCGGAAGTCCGGGATTACCTGGCATCCCTGTGGGAAGAGCCCTGGGGTGATCGCCATCAGGCACTGGTTTTCATCGGCACGGGCATTGACTGGCCGGCGCTACAGCGCCGACTCATGCACGCTCAGCAACAAGTACCGGTCAGTGCTTGA
- a CDS encoding BCCT family transporter: protein MNTKTVGQTPTARPGAYLAALGDPWVLGLSAGFILLFVGLSLADIDLVSGWVAEAFAWTAQYLGSYFQLLLLLTFVIAIAVAVSPAGSAVMGDLDEPEVSTFRWIAMIMCTLLAGGGVFFAAGEPVYHFIAHTPPAFEAEVGTPSAIQGALAQSFMHWGFLAWAVLGGLTSLVLMHAHYVNGLPLQPRTLLYPVFGQRVMHGAVGGAIDAVCVIAVVAGTVGPIGFLATQVAYGGNILFGLPDGFGAQLGILAILGGIYVTSAITGIHRGIQLLSRFNVYLAAAIGAVILVFGPTLFLINAYTQGLGAYIANFLPMATMTTQTAPDWWMQWWTVFFFAWFIGYGPLMAMFVARISRGRTIRQMILAVCVAAPVATTIWFTLLGGSGIYYQLGGDIDLADALANFRFDVATLTIAQALPLGTLMAVAILVLTTIFVATTGDSMSYTISMVATGHDQPNTGVRAFWGIALAVMAAILLYMGAGQISVLQQFIVVTAIPVSLILLPSLWTGPKAAYAMARRQGFVR, encoded by the coding sequence TTGAACACAAAAACCGTCGGCCAAACCCCGACAGCGAGACCCGGCGCTTACCTCGCGGCACTGGGAGACCCTTGGGTACTGGGTCTCAGCGCGGGCTTCATCCTGCTGTTCGTTGGCTTGTCACTGGCGGATATCGACCTGGTGTCGGGATGGGTCGCAGAAGCCTTCGCCTGGACGGCCCAATATCTCGGTTCCTACTTCCAGCTGCTTTTGCTGCTGACCTTTGTGATCGCCATCGCGGTCGCCGTTTCACCAGCGGGCAGTGCGGTCATGGGCGACCTGGATGAACCGGAAGTCAGCACCTTCCGCTGGATCGCAATGATCATGTGCACGCTGCTCGCCGGTGGCGGCGTATTCTTTGCGGCCGGCGAACCGGTCTATCACTTCATTGCCCACACGCCGCCAGCGTTTGAGGCGGAGGTCGGGACGCCATCGGCTATTCAGGGTGCGCTGGCACAGTCATTCATGCACTGGGGATTCCTGGCCTGGGCGGTGCTTGGTGGCCTGACCAGTCTGGTGCTGATGCACGCGCATTACGTGAATGGCTTGCCACTGCAGCCTCGCACACTGCTGTATCCGGTGTTTGGTCAGCGGGTCATGCACGGGGCCGTGGGCGGCGCCATCGACGCGGTCTGCGTGATCGCCGTGGTGGCCGGTACCGTCGGGCCCATCGGCTTCCTGGCCACCCAGGTGGCTTATGGTGGCAACATTCTTTTTGGCCTGCCGGACGGGTTCGGCGCCCAGCTTGGCATTCTGGCCATTCTCGGCGGCATTTACGTCACCTCCGCCATCACCGGAATTCATCGCGGCATCCAGCTGCTCAGTCGATTCAATGTGTATCTGGCCGCCGCCATTGGAGCGGTCATTCTGGTCTTTGGCCCCACCCTGTTTCTGATCAACGCCTACACCCAGGGCCTCGGCGCCTATATCGCCAACTTCCTCCCCATGGCCACCATGACCACACAGACAGCACCCGACTGGTGGATGCAGTGGTGGACGGTGTTTTTCTTCGCCTGGTTCATCGGCTATGGCCCCTTGATGGCCATGTTCGTGGCCCGGATTTCCCGGGGTCGGACCATTCGCCAGATGATCCTGGCCGTGTGTGTGGCCGCCCCCGTCGCGACCACCATCTGGTTCACGCTGCTCGGTGGCTCGGGCATTTACTATCAGCTTGGCGGCGATATCGATCTTGCCGATGCACTGGCCAACTTCCGGTTCGATGTCGCGACCCTCACGATTGCTCAGGCACTGCCACTGGGGACGCTGATGGCGGTGGCCATTCTGGTGCTCACCACCATCTTCGTCGCTACCACTGGTGACTCCATGAGCTACACCATCTCCATGGTGGCCACCGGTCACGACCAGCCCAACACCGGCGTCAGAGCTTTCTGGGGGATCGCACTGGCGGTGATGGCGGCGATTCTTCTGTATATGGGCGCAGGACAGATCTCGGTGCTGCAGCAGTTCATCGTTGTAACGGCGATCCCGGTCTCCCTGATTCTCTTGCCGTCGCTCTGGACCGGGCCGAAGGCCGCCTACGCCATGGCCCGCCGCCAGGGTTTCGTCCGTTAA
- a CDS encoding DUF6691 family protein — protein sequence MHWLIAIAAGVLFGFGLDLSRMTDPDRVLGFLDIMGTWDPTLMFVLAGALVTSTVGFRLLAGGKRPWFGERFQLPTKKDIDLPLVVGSALFGIGWGVVGYCPGPGIAALTHGAADPAWFVAGMAGGMLIYSLARR from the coding sequence ATGCACTGGCTTATCGCGATAGCCGCTGGCGTGTTGTTCGGATTCGGTCTGGACCTCTCCCGAATGACTGATCCCGACCGGGTGCTGGGTTTTCTGGACATCATGGGCACCTGGGATCCGACCCTGATGTTTGTCCTGGCCGGGGCGCTGGTCACATCAACTGTTGGATTCCGGCTGCTGGCGGGCGGCAAACGCCCCTGGTTCGGGGAACGATTCCAGCTGCCGACCAAAAAGGACATCGATCTGCCGCTGGTGGTGGGTTCGGCGTTATTCGGTATCGGCTGGGGCGTGGTTGGCTACTGCCCCGGCCCCGGCATCGCCGCACTGACCCATGGGGCCGCGGATCCCGCCTGGTTTGTGGCTGGTATGGCCGGGGGTATGCTGATCTACAGCCTGGCCCGGCGCTAA
- a CDS encoding YeeE/YedE family protein, translated as MAEFDWLSALLGGSLIGLAATLLLAGSGRIAGISGIVGEIIAKPGGAGVWRYLFVAGLLGGALLHQSWTSTPVVPRTDFPILALLAGGALVGIGTRLGGGCTSGHGVCGLARQSARSLVATLIFLGTAMGTVWFIRHGGGGIF; from the coding sequence TTGGCGGAATTTGACTGGTTGAGCGCACTGCTGGGCGGCAGCCTGATCGGCCTGGCGGCCACGCTGCTACTGGCAGGCAGCGGCCGCATTGCCGGGATCAGCGGCATCGTTGGCGAGATCATCGCCAAACCCGGCGGCGCCGGTGTCTGGCGCTATCTGTTCGTGGCGGGACTCCTCGGCGGTGCCCTTCTGCATCAGTCCTGGACATCGACACCGGTGGTGCCTCGAACGGATTTCCCAATCCTGGCACTGCTGGCCGGTGGCGCCCTGGTCGGCATCGGAACCCGTCTTGGCGGCGGATGCACCAGCGGCCACGGCGTCTGTGGCCTCGCCCGCCAGTCTGCCCGGTCTCTGGTGGCCACGCTGATCTTTCTGGGAACGGCCATGGGCACGGTCTGGTTCATCCGGCATGGCGGCGGGGGGATTTTCTGA
- a CDS encoding YncE family protein, with product MIGWKQRNHGIRRGLLALTPLLALAWLITGCAAEDVAARDAGHEIWAVDQGTNVVYIYDDQHQLADQIDLHALGVRTAHMISFSSDYRYAVIASTGSGDVTVIRTEDREVVETIPTGPRTHMASFTPDDSAIVVDVIGSADEPWNGAVVEIEADLDTETFSVGRSLVIAEDPLFAANADRFTDSGPICHEYGPDGTHAFITLGPGLANGGLVVLNTDTWSLDHVAGVQELPVNCGTVTNEDRSRMILTAGSGEVGEYYVIDTRTFEVVAQGDTRGQDAHGVWLTQDGSEFWIVNRVSDDGVILDADTFEVVDSFHEVGGTPDLMVASPNGEHFYVSLRGPNPKSAAHVAFGETPGFSVLNVADRSLVDVIQPDGDNPDSDFHGIGVRVLN from the coding sequence ATGATCGGTTGGAAGCAAAGAAACCATGGCATTCGGCGCGGTCTTCTGGCGCTGACACCGCTGTTGGCGCTGGCATGGCTGATCACCGGCTGCGCTGCGGAAGACGTCGCGGCGCGAGACGCCGGCCACGAAATCTGGGCGGTGGATCAGGGCACCAACGTCGTCTACATCTACGATGATCAGCACCAGTTGGCAGACCAGATTGATCTGCATGCACTCGGGGTGCGCACGGCTCATATGATTTCCTTCAGCAGTGACTATCGCTATGCGGTGATCGCCAGCACCGGTTCCGGGGATGTCACGGTTATTCGCACCGAGGATCGGGAGGTGGTTGAAACCATTCCCACCGGTCCCCGGACGCACATGGCCTCTTTTACTCCGGACGACAGCGCCATTGTTGTGGACGTGATTGGCTCAGCCGATGAGCCATGGAACGGTGCCGTTGTGGAAATCGAGGCGGATCTGGACACCGAGACATTCTCTGTCGGCCGGTCGCTGGTGATTGCTGAGGATCCGCTGTTCGCGGCCAATGCGGACCGGTTCACTGACTCCGGACCGATCTGCCACGAGTACGGTCCCGACGGCACCCATGCGTTCATCACCCTGGGGCCGGGGCTGGCCAATGGCGGGCTGGTGGTGCTTAACACCGACACCTGGTCGCTGGACCATGTGGCCGGCGTGCAAGAGCTGCCGGTCAACTGCGGTACGGTCACCAATGAGGACCGCAGTCGCATGATCCTCACCGCAGGGTCAGGCGAGGTTGGCGAGTATTACGTCATCGACACCCGCACCTTCGAGGTGGTTGCCCAGGGTGACACCCGGGGTCAGGATGCCCATGGCGTCTGGTTGACTCAGGATGGCAGCGAATTCTGGATCGTGAATCGGGTTTCCGACGACGGCGTTATTCTGGATGCGGACACCTTTGAGGTCGTGGATTCATTTCATGAAGTCGGGGGCACACCGGATCTGATGGTGGCATCTCCAAACGGTGAGCACTTCTATGTCTCGCTGCGGGGGCCGAACCCCAAGTCGGCGGCGCATGTCGCCTTTGGTGAAACACCGGGATTTAGTGTTCTCAACGTCGCAGACCGGTCGCTGGTGGACGTGATCCAGCCCGACGGCGATAACCCGGACAGCGACTTCCACGGCATCGGAGTGCGCGTTCTGAACTAG
- a CDS encoding DNA-3-methyladenine glycosylase I — protein sequence MPQTPPRRCAWCADVPELIIYHDNEWGMPVDDDHRLFEKLCLEVFQCGLSWRTVLNKRDNFRDMFRGFDYRRVAAMTASDVERLLQEPGIIRHRGKIEAVINNAARARELVGEAGSLAEFIWRYEPAPDHSRPPQAVTTSPESVALARALKSRGWRFVGPTTIYAFMQSMGLINDHEMDCLRRGPVEQARRRRHSARG from the coding sequence ATGCCACAAACTCCCCCTCGTCGCTGTGCCTGGTGCGCCGATGTCCCGGAGCTCATCATTTACCACGATAACGAGTGGGGGATGCCCGTGGATGACGACCATCGGCTGTTCGAAAAGCTCTGCCTTGAAGTGTTTCAGTGCGGGCTGAGCTGGCGGACGGTGCTGAACAAGCGGGACAACTTCCGCGACATGTTCCGTGGGTTCGACTACCGTCGGGTCGCCGCCATGACGGCGTCAGACGTCGAGCGGTTGCTTCAGGAGCCCGGCATTATCCGCCATCGTGGCAAGATCGAGGCGGTGATCAACAACGCCGCCCGGGCCCGGGAACTGGTGGGCGAAGCGGGGTCCCTGGCCGAATTCATCTGGCGCTACGAGCCGGCGCCCGACCACTCCCGGCCACCGCAGGCCGTCACCACCTCACCGGAATCCGTGGCCCTCGCCAGGGCGCTGAAATCCCGCGGCTGGCGATTTGTCGGTCCCACCACGATTTATGCGTTCATGCAGTCAATGGGCCTGATCAATGATCACGAAATGGACTGTCTGCGGCGTGGCCCGGTGGAGCAGGCTCGTCGCCGCAGACATTCCGCCAGAGGCTAG